Proteins encoded by one window of Mustela erminea isolate mMusErm1 chromosome 5, mMusErm1.Pri, whole genome shotgun sequence:
- the RDH12 gene encoding retinol dehydrogenase 12 → MLAMLGVLTTFLSFLYFTAPSIRKFFAGGVCRSNVQLPGKVVVITGANTGIGKETAKELARRGARVYIACRDVLKGESAASEIRADTKNSQVLVRKLDLSDTKSIRAFAEGFLAEEKQLHILINNAGVMMCPYSKTADGFETHLGVNHLGHFLLTHLLLERLKESTPARVVNLSSVVHHAGKIHFHDLQSEKYYSRGLAYCHSKLANVLFTRELARRLKGSGVTTYAVHPGVVSSELVRHSFLLCLLWRLFSPFIKSPWEGAQTSLHCALAEGLEPLSGKYFSDCKKAWVSPKSRDNKTAERLWNVSCELLGIQWE, encoded by the exons ATGCTGGCTATGTTGGGAGTGCTCAccaccttcctttctttcctgtacTTCACAGCTCCATCCATCAG GAAGTTCTTTGCTGGTGGGGTTTGTAGATCAAACGTGCAGCTTCCCGGGAAGGTAGTGGTCATCACCGGCGCCAACACGGGCATCGGCAAGGAGACGGCCAAAGAGCTGGCTCGCAGAG GAGCCCGGGTGTACATTGCCTGCCGAGATGTACTGAAGGGGGAGTCTGCAGCCAGTGAAATCCGAGCTGATACAAAGAACTCCCAGGTGCTGGTGCGGAAACTGGACCTATCTGATACCAAATCCATCCGAGCCTTTGCTGAGGGCTTTCTGGCAG AGGAAAAGCAGCTCCATATTCTGATCAACAATGCAGGGGTGATGATGTGTCCATATTCGAAGACAGCCGATGGCTTTGAAACCCACTTGGGAGTCAACCACcttg GCCACTTTCTTCTCACCCACTTGCTCCTGGAGCGGCTGAAGGAGTCCACCCCTGCACGGGTGGTGAACCTGTCATCTGTGGTTCACCATGCTGGCAAGATTCACTTTCATGACCTCCAGAGTGAGAAGTACTACAGCCGAGGTCTGGCTTATTGCCACAGCAAGCTGGCCAATGTGCTTTTTACTCGGGAGCTGGCCAGGAGACTTAAAG GCTCAGGGGTCACCACTTATGCTGTGCACCCAGGCGTCGTCAGCTCTGAGCTGGTCCGACACTCCTTCCTCCTGTGCCTACTCTGGAGGCTCTTCTCCCCCTTCATCAAGTCGCCTTGGGAGGGGGCACAGACCAGCCTGCACTGTGCCCTGGCTGAGGGCCTCGAGCCGCTGAGTGGCAAGTACTTCAG tGACTGCAAGAAGGCCTGGGTGTCTCCGAAATCTCGAGATAACAAAACGGCCGAGCGCTTGTGGAATGTTAGCTGTGAGCTTCTAGGAATCCAGTGGGAGTAG